The DNA segment AAACGCAGCGAGCGCGTACTCCTGCTCCTCACGAACCGAGCGGTAAGACTTCTTCGGGTGCACCTTCCGCTCTCCCCGCTCGCTCCCCTCCCGCTGTGCGAGGACGTAGAGCGTATCGGCGGTGTCGTCCGCATCCCGCGTACGTATCAGCGCGACGCCCATATCGACCGTGATGGCCGCAAGCGTGCCCCGGATAGCGTTCGGGTGGATGTTTCGAACCGAATAAAGGTCGTCCTCTCCTTCGATGATCAGGACGGGACGCGGCACCGCGTCGGCCATCGCCTTGATCTGCCCGAAGAGATCGCGCTCGACGAGGGTGTTCATGAAGTCCTGCACGGTCTTCCTCTCCACGAGGATGCGGTCGCCGACGGCGTAGTCGCCGACCTCGAGGCGCTCCAGCGCGATCGATGCCCCGAGTTCGTACAGGCGCCCGACGACCCTCGACGACGTCTCACGGTCGTCGACGGTGATCGCCGGTCCCGCCGGAGCAAACGAGAGGATGTCCGCCTGCCTAGTGGCGGACGGGACGGCCGGGGCGGGGATCGGGGCGGGGGCGGGTGCCGAGCTCATACCCTTGATCCCCGTCACCATCGCCCGCTCCCGGCTCTGGCTCACGTACCGGAATGTCTCATCGGACGTGCCCTTCGTCACCAGCACGACGATCGTGCCGCTGCCGCTTCTCCCGGTTCGTCCCTTCCGCTGGATGCTCCGGATCTCCGAGGGGACGGCCTCATAAAAGATCACCATATCCGTCGAGGGGACGTCGAGCCCCTCCTCGCCCACGGAGGTCGCGACCAGGCACCTGAACTCGCCCTCCCGGAACCGGGCGAGGCTCGCGATCTGCTCCTTCTGCGAGAGTCCCCGCTCCGCGTCCCGCGACGCCTGGCCGACGAACCGCTCGCAGGCGATGCCGGCAGCGGTGAGCGTATCCACGAGCGTCTGGACGGTGTCGCGATAGGTGGCGAAGACGATGATCCGGCTCTCGGGGTGCGCCGCGAGCTGCGCCCGCACCAGTTCGCGGACGATCGAGGCCTTGGGGTGCAGTTCCTCCTTCCAGCCGGCTGCGGCCTCGACGAGGCTTTTGTAGGCAGGGTCGGCGACGAGGCGCTTGCTCGCTTTGCTCCCTGCGCTCGAGACTCCTTCCGCACCGAGCCGGGCGAGATAGTGCTTGAGCGCCTCGCTCCCTTGCGTCTCGGCAAGCGATATGGCGTGCCGGAGTTTCATGCACTCGGCATGCAGGGACGCCGCGATGAACGCCGATGGATCGCGTGTCCGTATACGCTGCTGGATCTGGGCGTTCAAGGCGTTGAGCGCCTTCATCGAGAGTTTGTCCGGTTTCGGGACGCGGAAGTTGAGTTTCGCGAGCCGGCCAAGACGCGACTCCACGAGCCCCCGGAGGACGACGAGCGCCGCCTGCAGTTCTTCGGGCAGGTAGACGTCGACGTACTGGATATCACGCTCGTGGATGTAGGGCCGGACGTCCTCGTCGGTTTCCACCCTCGTCTCGACCGCCTCGATGCGCAGGTTGTTGCAGACCTCCTGCACCTTCGCCTGGTCACCGCCGGGCGAGGCGGTCATCGCGAGCAGCAGGGGGTCTTTTGCCGCGGTGCAGTAGTGCCCGGCAAGGAAGACATAGGCGTAGTTCCCCACCGCCCGGTGG comes from the Methanoculleus marisnigri JR1 genome and includes:
- a CDS encoding DEAD/DEAH box helicase, which codes for MNYVSHPLIRPESIEERRYQLSIALRALDANTMVVLPTGLGKTAVALIVAASRLHSHPGRVLVLAPTKPLVEQHLRFFKQFLLIRDGSEPDESDFAMFTGDTPPAERARAWEACRVCFATPQVIKNDCLAGRYSLADVVLLVVDECHRAVGNYAYVFLAGHYCTAAKDPLLLAMTASPGGDQAKVQEVCNNLRIEAVETRVETDEDVRPYIHERDIQYVDVYLPEELQAALVVLRGLVESRLGRLAKLNFRVPKPDKLSMKALNALNAQIQQRIRTRDPSAFIAASLHAECMKLRHAISLAETQGSEALKHYLARLGAEGVSSAGSKASKRLVADPAYKSLVEAAAGWKEELHPKASIVRELVRAQLAAHPESRIIVFATYRDTVQTLVDTLTAAGIACERFVGQASRDAERGLSQKEQIASLARFREGEFRCLVATSVGEEGLDVPSTDMVIFYEAVPSEIRSIQRKGRTGRSGSGTIVVLVTKGTSDETFRYVSQSRERAMVTGIKGMSSAPAPAPIPAPAVPSATRQADILSFAPAGPAITVDDRETSSRVVGRLYELGASIALERLEVGDYAVGDRILVERKTVQDFMNTLVERDLFGQIKAMADAVPRPVLIIEGEDDLYSVRNIHPNAIRGTLAAITVDMGVALIRTRDADDTADTLYVLAQREGSERGERKVHPKKSYRSVREEQEYALAAFPNVGLKSARLLLEHFGSLKAIVDAEPEELAAVHGIGEKTARAIWDLARRPYR